One Electrophorus electricus isolate fEleEle1 chromosome 10, fEleEle1.pri, whole genome shotgun sequence genomic region harbors:
- the abhd5a gene encoding 1-acylglycerol-3-phosphate O-acyltransferase ABHD5 isoform X2 — translation MVEEAALTQLGSWWLTSWLPSWCPTSQCKLKEAEERILQPIRSKFSKQFVHISNDNKLWTLVFSGSGERRTPLVLLHGFGGGVGLWALNLDVLSHQRPVYAFDLLGFGQSSRACFSTDAKEAEMQFVESIEEWRSKLGLESMVMLGHNLGGYLAAAYSLKYPSRVKHMILVEPWGLPERPAPGDQDRPIPVWIKALGALLSPFNPLAGLRLAGPLGPVLVQTLRPDFKKKFATIFNDDTVTEYIYHLNVQSPSGETAFKNMTIPYGWARRPMLRRIGLIHSDIPITVIYGSRSSIDGHSGNSVKEIRPNSCVEIITIRGAGHYVYADQPEDFNHRVLQILKTVS, via the exons ATGGTGGAAGAAGCGGCGTTAACACAGTTGGG gTCATGGTGGCTCACCAGCTGGCTGCCATCCTGGTGTCCCACATCTCAGTGCAAACTaaaggaggcagaggagaggatACTGCAGC CCATCAGAAGCAAGTTCTCCAAGCAGTTTGTCCACATATCCAATGACAACAAGCTATGGACGCTGGTCTTCAGTGGCAGTGGAGAGCGTAGGACCCCTCTGGTGCTGCTTCATGGCTTTGGTGGTGGAGTGGGACTTTGGGCCCTCAACCTGGATGTACTCTCCCACCAGAGGCCTGTGTATGCCTTCGACCTGCTGGGCTTTGGCCAGAGCAGCAGGGCCTGTTTCAGCACCGATGCTAAGGAGGCAGAGATGCAGTTTGTGGAGTCCATAGAGGAGTGGAGGAGCAAGCTGGGCTTGGAGAGCATGGTAATGCTCGGCCACAACTTGGGAGGCTACCTGGCTGCAGCCTATTCACTTAAATACCCTTCCAG AGTGAAGCATATGATCCTGGTGGAGCCATGGGGTTTGCCTGAGCGGCCGGCACCTGGGGACCAAGACAGACCCATCCCAGTGTGGATCAAGGCCCTCGGTGCCTTGCTTAGCCCGTTCAACCCCCTGGCTGGTCTCCGGCTGGCGGGGCCACTCG GCCCTGTTCTGGTGCAGACTCTGAGGCCGGACTTCAAAAAGAAGTTTGCTACCATATTTAATGATGACACAGTTACGGAGTACATCTACCACCTTAATGTTCAAAGCCCCAG TGGTGAAACGGCCTTCAAAAACATGACCATACCATACGGCTGGGCCAGACGGCCTATGCTGCGTCGCATTGGCTTAATTCACAGTGATATCCCCATTACTGTCATCTACGGCTCACGGTCCAGCATAGATGGCCACTCTGGTAATTCAGTCAAAGAAATAAGGCCAAACTCCTGTGTAGAGATCATT ACTATAAGAGGAGCAGGACACTACGTATATGCTGATCAGCCAGAAGACTTCAACCACAGAGTACTCCAGATCTTGAAAACAGTAAGCTGA
- the abhd5a gene encoding 1-acylglycerol-3-phosphate O-acyltransferase ABHD5 isoform X1 has translation MVEEAALTQLGVAHRVLVFLRFPSLFYSFFKFLDTTVRSWWLTSWLPSWCPTSQCKLKEAEERILQPIRSKFSKQFVHISNDNKLWTLVFSGSGERRTPLVLLHGFGGGVGLWALNLDVLSHQRPVYAFDLLGFGQSSRACFSTDAKEAEMQFVESIEEWRSKLGLESMVMLGHNLGGYLAAAYSLKYPSRVKHMILVEPWGLPERPAPGDQDRPIPVWIKALGALLSPFNPLAGLRLAGPLGPVLVQTLRPDFKKKFATIFNDDTVTEYIYHLNVQSPSGETAFKNMTIPYGWARRPMLRRIGLIHSDIPITVIYGSRSSIDGHSGNSVKEIRPNSCVEIITIRGAGHYVYADQPEDFNHRVLQILKTVS, from the exons ATGGTGGAAGAAGCGGCGTTAACACAGTTGGG AGTGGCACACCGTGTTCTGGTGTTCCTACGTTTTCCTAGTCTGTTCTACAGTTTTTTCAAATTCCTGGACACAACTGTAAG gTCATGGTGGCTCACCAGCTGGCTGCCATCCTGGTGTCCCACATCTCAGTGCAAACTaaaggaggcagaggagaggatACTGCAGC CCATCAGAAGCAAGTTCTCCAAGCAGTTTGTCCACATATCCAATGACAACAAGCTATGGACGCTGGTCTTCAGTGGCAGTGGAGAGCGTAGGACCCCTCTGGTGCTGCTTCATGGCTTTGGTGGTGGAGTGGGACTTTGGGCCCTCAACCTGGATGTACTCTCCCACCAGAGGCCTGTGTATGCCTTCGACCTGCTGGGCTTTGGCCAGAGCAGCAGGGCCTGTTTCAGCACCGATGCTAAGGAGGCAGAGATGCAGTTTGTGGAGTCCATAGAGGAGTGGAGGAGCAAGCTGGGCTTGGAGAGCATGGTAATGCTCGGCCACAACTTGGGAGGCTACCTGGCTGCAGCCTATTCACTTAAATACCCTTCCAG AGTGAAGCATATGATCCTGGTGGAGCCATGGGGTTTGCCTGAGCGGCCGGCACCTGGGGACCAAGACAGACCCATCCCAGTGTGGATCAAGGCCCTCGGTGCCTTGCTTAGCCCGTTCAACCCCCTGGCTGGTCTCCGGCTGGCGGGGCCACTCG GCCCTGTTCTGGTGCAGACTCTGAGGCCGGACTTCAAAAAGAAGTTTGCTACCATATTTAATGATGACACAGTTACGGAGTACATCTACCACCTTAATGTTCAAAGCCCCAG TGGTGAAACGGCCTTCAAAAACATGACCATACCATACGGCTGGGCCAGACGGCCTATGCTGCGTCGCATTGGCTTAATTCACAGTGATATCCCCATTACTGTCATCTACGGCTCACGGTCCAGCATAGATGGCCACTCTGGTAATTCAGTCAAAGAAATAAGGCCAAACTCCTGTGTAGAGATCATT ACTATAAGAGGAGCAGGACACTACGTATATGCTGATCAGCCAGAAGACTTCAACCACAGAGTACTCCAGATCTTGAAAACAGTAAGCTGA
- the abhd5a gene encoding 1-acylglycerol-3-phosphate O-acyltransferase ABHD5 isoform X3, which produces MVEEAALTQLGVAHRVLVFLRFPSLFYSFFKFLDTTVRSWWLTSWLPSWCPTSQCKLKEAEERILQPIRSKFSKQFVHISNDNKLWTLVFSGSGERRTPLVLLHGFGGGVGLWALNLDVLSHQRPVYAFDLLGFGQSSRACFSTDAKEAEMQFVESIEEWRSKLGLESMVMLGHNLGGYLAAAYSLKYPSRVKHMILVEPWGLPERPAPGDQDRPIPVWIKALGALLSPFNPLAGLRLAGPLGPVLVQTLRPDFKKKFATIFNDDTVTEYIYHLNVQSPSGETAFKNMTIPYGWARRPMLRRIGLIHSDIPITVIYGSRSSIDGHSDYKRSRTLRIC; this is translated from the exons ATGGTGGAAGAAGCGGCGTTAACACAGTTGGG AGTGGCACACCGTGTTCTGGTGTTCCTACGTTTTCCTAGTCTGTTCTACAGTTTTTTCAAATTCCTGGACACAACTGTAAG gTCATGGTGGCTCACCAGCTGGCTGCCATCCTGGTGTCCCACATCTCAGTGCAAACTaaaggaggcagaggagaggatACTGCAGC CCATCAGAAGCAAGTTCTCCAAGCAGTTTGTCCACATATCCAATGACAACAAGCTATGGACGCTGGTCTTCAGTGGCAGTGGAGAGCGTAGGACCCCTCTGGTGCTGCTTCATGGCTTTGGTGGTGGAGTGGGACTTTGGGCCCTCAACCTGGATGTACTCTCCCACCAGAGGCCTGTGTATGCCTTCGACCTGCTGGGCTTTGGCCAGAGCAGCAGGGCCTGTTTCAGCACCGATGCTAAGGAGGCAGAGATGCAGTTTGTGGAGTCCATAGAGGAGTGGAGGAGCAAGCTGGGCTTGGAGAGCATGGTAATGCTCGGCCACAACTTGGGAGGCTACCTGGCTGCAGCCTATTCACTTAAATACCCTTCCAG AGTGAAGCATATGATCCTGGTGGAGCCATGGGGTTTGCCTGAGCGGCCGGCACCTGGGGACCAAGACAGACCCATCCCAGTGTGGATCAAGGCCCTCGGTGCCTTGCTTAGCCCGTTCAACCCCCTGGCTGGTCTCCGGCTGGCGGGGCCACTCG GCCCTGTTCTGGTGCAGACTCTGAGGCCGGACTTCAAAAAGAAGTTTGCTACCATATTTAATGATGACACAGTTACGGAGTACATCTACCACCTTAATGTTCAAAGCCCCAG TGGTGAAACGGCCTTCAAAAACATGACCATACCATACGGCTGGGCCAGACGGCCTATGCTGCGTCGCATTGGCTTAATTCACAGTGATATCCCCATTACTGTCATCTACGGCTCACGGTCCAGCATAGATGGCCACTCTG ACTATAAGAGGAGCAGGACACTACGTATATGCTGA